In one window of Chryseobacterium sp. JV274 DNA:
- the adhP gene encoding alcohol dehydrogenase AdhP, with protein MIPKTMKAAVVQGYGQPLKIEEVPVREPGRYEVLVKVIACGVCHTDLHAVDGDWPAKPKMPLIPGHEGVGIVVACGPEAFVKEGDAVGVPWLYSACGCCDYCITGWETLCEAQKNGGYSVDGGFAEYVIADSRYVGHLKSDVNFLEIAPILCAGVTVYKGLKETETKPGEWVAISGIGGLGHVAVQYAKAMGMHVAAIDVADDKLELAKKLGADLVVNAKDTDPGKYLHKEVGGMHGALITAVSPIAFKQGIDVLRRKGTIALNGLPPGSFELPIFETVLKRITVRGSIVGTRKDMQEALDFANEGLVKATVTSAKLEDINEVFDKMKKGQIDGRIVLDIAGSN; from the coding sequence ATGATTCCAAAAACAATGAAAGCGGCAGTAGTTCAGGGCTACGGCCAGCCTCTAAAAATAGAAGAGGTACCCGTAAGAGAACCCGGAAGATATGAAGTCCTTGTTAAAGTAATCGCCTGCGGGGTTTGTCATACAGACCTACATGCTGTAGATGGCGATTGGCCGGCAAAACCCAAGATGCCTCTTATTCCAGGACATGAAGGAGTAGGTATTGTGGTAGCCTGCGGACCTGAAGCTTTCGTAAAAGAAGGAGATGCAGTAGGAGTTCCCTGGCTGTACAGTGCATGTGGATGTTGTGATTACTGTATCACAGGATGGGAAACCCTTTGTGAAGCACAGAAAAATGGAGGTTACAGTGTAGACGGCGGTTTTGCAGAATACGTTATCGCAGACTCAAGATACGTAGGTCATTTGAAGTCTGATGTCAACTTTTTGGAAATTGCTCCTATTTTATGTGCCGGAGTAACTGTTTATAAAGGATTGAAGGAAACGGAAACGAAACCTGGAGAATGGGTAGCCATTTCAGGCATCGGTGGGTTGGGACACGTAGCAGTTCAGTATGCCAAAGCAATGGGAATGCATGTCGCTGCTATTGATGTAGCAGATGATAAGCTTGAATTAGCAAAAAAATTAGGAGCAGACCTTGTTGTCAATGCAAAAGATACCGATCCCGGAAAATATTTACATAAAGAAGTCGGTGGGATGCATGGTGCATTGATTACGGCTGTTTCACCTATTGCTTTCAAACAGGGAATAGACGTTTTAAGAAGAAAAGGTACTATTGCTCTGAATGGACTTCCTCCCGGCTCTTTTGAACTTCCGATTTTTGAAACGGTTTTAAAAAGGATCACGGTGAGAGGTTCTATCGTAGGAACCCGAAAAGACATGCAGGAAGCGTTGGATTTTGCCAATGAAGGATTGGTAAAAGCCACAGTTACTTCCGCAAAATTAGAAGATATCAATGAGGTATTCGATAAAATGAAAAAAGGACAGATTGACGGCAGAATCGTTTTGGATATTGCCGGTTCAAATTAA
- a CDS encoding dicarboxylate/amino acid:cation symporter produces the protein MKEVLKNYSGIIFLLLGITIGSIIGIVAPGFVDYIKPLGDIFLNLLFVSVVPLVFFAVSNSIASLEQQSKFGKIILVMSLTFLFFILTAAVFTICAVYLFPVSGVSGSSEIISEAASDDTWGNRIVSFFTVGEFTELFSRRNMLALLVFAFLTGFAARKTGEKGQPFRVFIASGYEVMKELLLLVMKLAPIGLGAYFAYQVATLGPQLFGFYAKPLGLYYVAGIIYFLVFFSIYAFMANGQKGVKSFWTNAIYPTLTAISTCSSFATMPANLQAASKIGIPNSIANLVIPIGTTLHKNGSSMSSIIKIYVAFLIIGKDFFDPANLLLALGITVFVSIVAGGIPNGGYIGEMLMISVYKLPQEAIPAVMIIGTLVDPLATVLNAVGDIVAAMFVNRFVKV, from the coding sequence ATGAAAGAGGTACTGAAAAACTACTCCGGAATCATATTTTTACTTTTGGGAATCACTATTGGAAGCATCATTGGAATTGTTGCTCCCGGTTTTGTGGACTATATAAAACCTTTGGGAGATATTTTTCTTAATCTTCTTTTTGTGAGTGTAGTTCCTTTGGTATTTTTTGCCGTATCCAATTCTATTGCTTCTTTGGAACAGCAATCCAAATTTGGAAAAATCATCCTTGTGATGTCCCTTACCTTTTTATTCTTTATTCTCACAGCAGCTGTTTTTACCATCTGTGCAGTATATCTTTTCCCGGTTTCGGGAGTCTCAGGGAGTTCTGAGATCATTTCTGAAGCGGCGAGTGATGATACGTGGGGCAACAGGATTGTAAGCTTCTTTACGGTAGGTGAATTCACTGAGCTTTTCTCGAGAAGGAATATGCTGGCTCTTCTGGTATTTGCATTTCTGACAGGGTTTGCGGCCAGAAAAACAGGTGAAAAAGGGCAGCCTTTCAGGGTTTTTATTGCTTCAGGATATGAAGTGATGAAAGAACTTCTTTTACTGGTCATGAAACTGGCTCCCATTGGTTTGGGTGCTTACTTTGCCTATCAGGTAGCAACTTTAGGACCTCAGCTTTTTGGATTTTATGCTAAACCTTTAGGATTGTATTATGTTGCAGGAATCATTTACTTTCTGGTCTTCTTTTCTATCTATGCTTTTATGGCGAACGGGCAAAAAGGAGTTAAAAGTTTCTGGACCAACGCTATCTACCCAACTCTTACTGCAATAAGTACCTGCAGCAGCTTTGCAACCATGCCTGCTAATTTACAGGCAGCATCAAAAATAGGAATTCCCAACTCTATTGCCAATCTGGTCATTCCTATTGGGACTACTCTGCATAAAAACGGATCTTCCATGTCTTCAATCATCAAGATCTATGTAGCATTTTTAATCATTGGAAAAGATTTCTTTGATCCTGCCAACCTGCTTTTGGCATTGGGAATTACTGTATTTGTGAGCATTGTGGCTGGTGGTATTCCTAATGGTGGGTATATTGGTGAAATGCTGATGATTTCTGTTTATAAATTACCTCAGGAAGCAATCCCTGCTGTAATGATTATCGGAACTTTGGTAGATCCTTTAGCCACCGTATTGAATGCTGTAGGAGATATAGTTGCCGCCATGTTTGTCAACCGGTTTGTAAAGGTCTGA
- a CDS encoding helix-turn-helix domain-containing protein — protein MNNNSNILLNTPELRKESQLLSLVEHQTKFNLNNCEFSIYETHKAAFDVKLHFENIAFTAMLRGKKHMKLDNKTNYFDYYPGESILVAPGETMVIDFPEADETPTQCISLSLNPDFIEDSLNYLNYHLPKVDETSQWNIQLEEYFLFNNKALASATNNIMRIAMDDNSQKDIMADFALKELLIRLMQTQARSMVEKNIVKNKSRIGFVVDYIKRNLHQKLSIDSIAKLAYVSKSNFFKMFKDELGTSPNDFILQERITRAKELLASQTSIKETAFQTGFSDTNYFTRVFKQLEGVTPKSYQDRMVLR, from the coding sequence ATGAATAACAATAGTAATATTTTATTAAATACTCCTGAATTACGTAAGGAAAGCCAACTATTGAGTCTTGTTGAACACCAGACGAAATTCAATCTAAACAACTGTGAATTCAGTATTTATGAGACTCATAAGGCTGCTTTTGATGTAAAACTTCATTTTGAAAACATTGCATTTACAGCCATGCTGAGAGGTAAGAAACATATGAAGCTGGATAATAAGACCAATTATTTTGATTATTATCCGGGAGAAAGTATTCTGGTAGCGCCGGGGGAAACGATGGTTATTGATTTTCCTGAAGCGGATGAAACCCCTACCCAATGTATTTCTTTAAGTCTTAACCCTGATTTTATAGAAGATTCTCTTAATTATCTCAATTATCATCTTCCAAAAGTGGATGAAACTTCGCAATGGAACATTCAGCTGGAGGAATATTTTCTGTTTAATAATAAAGCTCTGGCTTCCGCGACCAATAATATTATGAGAATTGCCATGGATGATAATTCTCAAAAGGATATTATGGCTGATTTTGCATTGAAAGAGCTTCTGATAAGACTGATGCAGACCCAGGCAAGAAGCATGGTAGAAAAAAATATTGTTAAAAATAAATCCAGAATAGGTTTTGTAGTAGATTACATTAAAAGAAACCTGCATCAGAAATTGTCTATTGATAGTATCGCAAAGCTGGCTTATGTAAGCAAGTCGAATTTCTTTAAAATGTTCAAAGACGAGCTGGGAACTTCACCGAATGATTTTATTCTGCAGGAAAGGATCACCCGTGCGAAAGAATTATTAGCCAGCCAGACCAGCATTAAGGAAACGGCTTTTCAAACCGGGTTTTCAGATACAAACTATTTCACCAGAGTATTTAAACAATTGGAAGGGGTAACTCCAAAAAGTTATCAGGACAGAATGGTTCTGAGATAA
- a CDS encoding RagB/SusD family nutrient uptake outer membrane protein, translating into MKRIINTILVVATLSSAAFTLNSCQDALDIKQAGELQEQDLYTSVANLNEVLNGSVYAQLDPIDEIYFTAVFTDEVKPGSGSGGQEYTLHRHFLDPSSAVVTGGTVGTVASDGIWMNNYKVINRVNRLLEGAKRITPTSAEEKNTYNAILAQARAIRAYCYVQLEAYFSSDMKDPNALGVILLKDVPSTEAQLPRAKNQDVYDFINADLDYARGILGNSTTPRRYKVDKNFVNAVAARFNLYRGEMALAKQNAELVINGSGLSLTVATPITGSNAAVPVTEADGSVFQSGPFSDTPTDKWNIAFYGGTDEKSGNGIAGGSFNPYRRMWADTENGESIFSLNRLPLGAGAAIGGKWNTNQSNISGAPMWFWGRNLYNIFKNTPGDIRKYAYVDPSSKPNPDYASATAGNTRTDGLVIDKYPGKTSTATRNDVKVFRLSEMYFIIAEAEVAAGNLTAAHDRIQQVRVARNFEGTATTPTYSSTQLAYADILKERRIELALEGHRFIDLKRLAVAANVSMDRNLTDDIIDVKNLPNGDYRYTLPIPIREISANPNVKQNDKY; encoded by the coding sequence ATGAAAAGAATTATCAATACAATATTAGTTGTAGCAACCCTATCATCTGCAGCATTTACGCTGAACAGCTGCCAGGATGCACTAGATATAAAGCAGGCTGGAGAATTACAGGAACAAGATCTGTATACAAGTGTTGCTAACCTTAATGAAGTTTTAAACGGATCTGTTTACGCTCAGTTAGACCCAATTGATGAGATCTACTTTACAGCGGTATTTACTGACGAAGTAAAACCAGGATCTGGTAGTGGAGGACAGGAATATACTCTGCACAGACATTTTCTTGATCCGTCTAGTGCTGTTGTTACAGGAGGTACAGTAGGTACTGTTGCGAGTGATGGAATCTGGATGAATAACTATAAAGTAATCAACAGAGTTAACAGACTTCTTGAAGGAGCAAAGAGAATTACACCTACATCTGCTGAAGAAAAGAATACATACAATGCGATTCTTGCACAGGCAAGAGCAATCAGAGCATATTGTTATGTACAGCTGGAGGCTTATTTCTCTAGCGATATGAAGGATCCTAACGCACTAGGAGTTATTCTTCTGAAGGATGTTCCTTCTACAGAAGCGCAATTGCCAAGAGCTAAAAATCAGGATGTATATGATTTCATTAATGCTGATTTAGATTACGCGAGAGGAATCTTAGGAAACTCTACAACACCGAGAAGATATAAAGTAGATAAGAATTTTGTAAACGCTGTTGCTGCTCGTTTCAACCTTTACAGAGGTGAAATGGCTCTAGCTAAGCAAAATGCAGAATTAGTAATCAACGGTTCAGGTCTTTCTCTTACAGTTGCAACACCAATCACAGGTTCCAATGCTGCAGTTCCTGTAACTGAAGCTGATGGTTCTGTATTCCAATCCGGACCTTTCAGTGATACACCTACCGACAAGTGGAATATTGCATTCTATGGTGGGACTGATGAGAAAAGTGGAAATGGTATTGCAGGAGGTTCTTTCAACCCATATAGAAGAATGTGGGCCGATACTGAGAATGGAGAATCTATTTTCTCTCTTAACAGACTTCCTTTAGGTGCAGGCGCTGCTATTGGTGGAAAATGGAATACAAACCAGTCTAACATTAGTGGAGCACCAATGTGGTTCTGGGGAAGAAACTTATACAACATATTTAAAAATACTCCCGGAGATATCAGAAAATATGCTTACGTAGATCCTTCATCAAAACCAAATCCAGATTATGCTTCTGCAACAGCAGGAAATACAAGAACTGACGGATTGGTTATTGACAAGTATCCTGGTAAAACAAGTACTGCTACAAGAAATGATGTAAAAGTTTTCAGATTGTCTGAAATGTATTTCATTATAGCGGAAGCTGAAGTAGCTGCAGGAAACCTTACAGCAGCTCACGATAGAATTCAACAAGTGAGAGTAGCAAGAAACTTCGAGGGAACAGCTACAACTCCTACTTATTCAAGCACTCAATTAGCTTATGCTGATATCTTGAAAGAACGTAGAATTGAATTAGCACTTGAAGGACACCGTTTCATCGACCTTAAGAGACTTGCTGTAGCAGCTAATGTAAGTATGGACAGAAACCTTACGGATGATATTATCGATGTGAAAAATCTTCCAAATGGTGATTACAGATATACATTACCTATTCCAATCAGAGAGATCTCTGCAAACCCGAACGTTAAGCAGAATGACAAGTATTAA
- a CDS encoding DUF779 domain-containing protein produces MEAKISRLSATEQALEVIRKLEDQYGPLMFYQAGGCCEGTQPQCFEKGGFFPRMNDAMIGTINGYEFWIDRDLFEYWKYSHFTLDVTDGFGPGGFSLETPLGKTFKVHYRLFTPEEYENLESVKRSE; encoded by the coding sequence ATGGAAGCAAAAATATCCAGACTCTCCGCAACAGAGCAGGCTCTTGAAGTGATCCGGAAACTTGAAGACCAATATGGCCCCCTTATGTTTTATCAGGCAGGAGGATGTTGCGAAGGCACACAGCCACAATGTTTTGAAAAAGGAGGATTTTTTCCCAGAATGAATGATGCAATGATCGGAACCATCAATGGATATGAGTTCTGGATAGACCGTGATCTTTTTGAATACTGGAAATATTCACATTTTACATTAGATGTTACAGACGGTTTCGGACCTGGCGGTTTCTCTCTGGAAACTCCTTTGGGAAAAACCTTTAAAGTTCACTACAGACTTTTCACTCCCGAAGAATATGAAAACCTTGAATCTGTAAAACGCAGTGAATAG
- a CDS encoding aldehyde dehydrogenase family protein, giving the protein MSTITEPRSTTLLQRPEFKSRYDNYIDGKFTPPVKGKYFDVVSPVDGKNFTQVAHSSKEDLELAVDAAEKAFRTWKNTSSTERSIILNKIADRIEQNLEYLATVETIDNGKAVRETLAADLPLAIDHFRYFASVIRADEGSHNELDKDTVSLIVHEPLGVIAQIIPWNFPILMAVWKLAPALAAGNCVVLKPAESTPVSIMVLMELIGDLLPAGVINIVNGFGAELGRALVTNPKVAKAAFTGSTATGRLVMQYATENIIPVTLELGGKSPNVFFNSVMDADDEFLDKAIEGAVLFALNQGEICTCPSRLLVQEDIADAFIEKVVERVKAIKVGNPLDKTVMMGAQASKIQKDKILSYIQLGIEEGAEVLVGGEVNHLGEDLEDGYYIQPTIFKGNNRMRIFQEEIFGPVLAFTTFKDEEDAVKIANDTIYGLGAGVWTRDAHQLYNIPRQIEAGRVWVNQYHSYPAGAPFGGYKQSGIGRENHKMMLDHYRQTKNMLISYNKNKLGFF; this is encoded by the coding sequence ATGAGCACTATTACAGAACCAAGATCAACTACGCTTTTACAGCGTCCGGAGTTCAAAAGCAGATATGATAACTATATCGACGGGAAATTCACGCCACCCGTTAAAGGGAAGTATTTTGACGTTGTCTCGCCCGTAGATGGGAAGAACTTTACTCAGGTTGCCCATTCTTCCAAAGAAGATTTGGAACTGGCTGTAGATGCCGCAGAAAAAGCATTCCGAACCTGGAAAAATACTTCCTCTACGGAAAGAAGTATCATCCTGAATAAAATTGCCGACAGAATAGAGCAGAATCTGGAATATCTTGCTACCGTAGAAACGATAGATAACGGAAAAGCGGTGAGAGAAACGCTGGCTGCAGATTTACCTTTGGCAATTGACCATTTCAGGTATTTTGCTTCCGTAATCCGGGCAGATGAAGGGTCTCATAACGAACTGGATAAAGATACCGTATCGCTGATCGTTCATGAACCTCTTGGAGTAATCGCACAAATCATCCCATGGAATTTCCCGATACTCATGGCTGTCTGGAAACTGGCTCCGGCATTGGCAGCAGGAAACTGTGTGGTTTTGAAACCCGCAGAAAGTACTCCTGTTTCCATCATGGTTTTGATGGAGCTTATTGGAGATCTGTTACCAGCTGGCGTTATCAATATTGTTAACGGATTTGGAGCAGAGCTTGGAAGAGCTTTGGTTACCAATCCGAAAGTAGCAAAAGCCGCATTTACAGGATCTACCGCTACAGGACGTCTGGTGATGCAGTATGCAACAGAAAATATCATTCCTGTGACATTGGAATTGGGTGGGAAATCCCCGAATGTTTTCTTCAATTCTGTAATGGATGCCGATGATGAGTTTTTAGATAAAGCGATAGAAGGAGCCGTTCTTTTTGCCCTCAATCAGGGAGAAATTTGTACATGTCCCTCAAGATTACTCGTTCAGGAAGATATCGCAGATGCATTTATTGAGAAGGTAGTCGAAAGAGTAAAAGCGATCAAAGTAGGAAATCCACTGGACAAAACCGTGATGATGGGAGCGCAGGCTTCAAAGATTCAGAAAGATAAAATCCTTTCCTATATCCAGTTGGGAATAGAAGAAGGAGCTGAAGTTCTGGTAGGAGGAGAAGTTAATCATCTTGGAGAAGATCTGGAAGACGGATACTACATTCAGCCGACGATTTTCAAAGGAAACAACCGAATGAGAATCTTCCAGGAAGAAATTTTCGGTCCGGTGCTGGCATTTACCACTTTCAAGGATGAAGAAGACGCAGTGAAGATTGCCAATGATACCATCTATGGGCTTGGCGCAGGAGTGTGGACAAGAGATGCACACCAACTGTACAATATTCCCCGTCAGATAGAAGCGGGAAGAGTATGGGTAAACCAATATCACTCTTACCCTGCAGGAGCGCCTTTCGGAGGTTACAAACAATCCGGAATCGGAAGAGAAAATCATAAAATGATGCTTGATCATTACCGCCAAACCAAAAACATGCTGATTTCTTATAACAAGAATAAGTTAGGTTTCTTTTAA
- a CDS encoding SusC/RagA family TonB-linked outer membrane protein → MNVKLSVLTVGVLFFTGQTVLAQEKDSKNSKDKETKLEEVVVLGYSKTATKAKTTTSSVTVGSETLENRPNISVLSSIQGTAPGIVVNSASGSPGSGKFNILIRGASSLNGSTDPLYVVDGVITSGSQFRNLNSYDIDTFSILKDAQATAIYGNRAANGVVVITTKGGKFNAGLKVSYDALTSFSKLPTSDYNMSDGRQLLQIQKNLQTGKGKTLSQQEIDNWGTNTDWSKQFTRIGISQQHNLSITGGGENINNFLSLGYLDSEGTVKSTDFKRFTMRNNLNGKSKDGKLTFGAIMGLGYSRRNQLDDETNTGISNNTLQNPLFGSVLSLPYATPSPYANGQELYNAIKGDATNNRHWILQDNINGGIRNRFTELSISANANVNYKITDYLSVGNRTGIEYKQYDRTFARSPLGYLAISVAKGDGSTYGGFEDFSTTKDLTFNSITNITFNKSFGDHTISAGAYMDYIKAHVTTNSQRQNGLNPLQWEFGAGTGYIPFNPDTPNIYRPSNSATKVTAGTLAYFGTVDYDYKDKYGVSGVVRRDGSYRFLPTNRWETFWSVAARWNIDKEEFMANSGFRLLKLRASIGTTGNQNLGIASDNQNPLALLPNNFLDLYNGFSGYQNLLGYNFVNLSNPYLEWEQVKQSNIGLDFNYKGLVEGSVDYYQKRTSRMFNDLQKSSVTGYYSIRGNDGVLDNKGIEGMIKYNVIRNENTRFSVFVNGAYNSNKIVSMNSENLAGDVVNAIGGPAGQYQLYSYVGVNRDNGNLQFLDKNGNITEAPTSADRVLTGKSRYAKFTGGFGFNLQHKGWFLDTLFSFQQGGWIYDNLQSWIMDPSAAATRNLSADLLNAWTPDNRDTDVPGLKASNLSLGSSDRFLHKSDFIRLKNISVGYNFSKSQLGKLPVKGIKVFVQAENLYTWTDWKGFDPEPITSYSLNVYPNPKTVSVGLNVDF, encoded by the coding sequence ATGAATGTGAAATTAAGCGTTTTGACAGTTGGTGTTCTGTTTTTTACAGGACAGACTGTACTAGCTCAGGAAAAGGACTCTAAGAACAGTAAGGACAAGGAGACAAAACTTGAAGAAGTTGTTGTTTTAGGTTATAGCAAGACTGCTACTAAAGCAAAAACGACTACATCTTCGGTAACAGTTGGTTCTGAAACCTTAGAAAACAGACCTAATATCTCGGTACTGAGCTCAATTCAGGGTACTGCTCCCGGGATAGTAGTAAATTCGGCATCTGGATCTCCAGGTTCTGGAAAATTCAATATTTTGATCAGAGGTGCGAGTTCCCTTAATGGTTCTACAGATCCTTTGTATGTTGTGGATGGGGTAATTACTTCCGGTTCTCAGTTCAGAAACCTGAACTCTTATGATATTGATACATTCAGTATCCTGAAAGATGCTCAGGCAACTGCGATCTATGGTAACAGAGCTGCGAATGGAGTTGTTGTAATTACAACTAAAGGAGGAAAATTCAATGCTGGACTGAAGGTTTCTTATGATGCATTAACTTCATTTAGTAAATTACCTACTTCTGACTACAATATGTCAGACGGCAGACAACTTTTACAAATTCAAAAGAATTTGCAAACTGGTAAAGGTAAAACTTTATCACAACAAGAAATTGACAACTGGGGTACTAATACAGACTGGAGTAAACAATTTACCCGTATTGGTATTTCCCAGCAACACAACCTTTCAATTACAGGTGGTGGGGAAAACATCAATAACTTCTTATCTCTAGGATATCTTGATAGCGAAGGAACTGTAAAATCTACAGACTTCAAGAGATTTACAATGAGAAATAACCTTAATGGTAAGTCTAAAGACGGGAAATTAACTTTCGGGGCTATTATGGGGTTAGGATACTCCAGAAGAAACCAGCTGGATGATGAAACGAATACAGGTATTTCCAACAATACCCTTCAGAATCCTTTATTCGGAAGTGTTCTTTCATTACCATATGCAACACCTTCTCCATATGCAAATGGACAGGAGCTATATAATGCTATTAAAGGAGATGCTACTAACAACAGGCATTGGATCCTTCAGGATAACATTAATGGAGGAATCAGAAACAGATTTACAGAGCTAAGTATCTCTGCTAATGCGAACGTAAATTACAAAATTACAGATTACTTAAGCGTTGGAAACAGAACAGGTATTGAATATAAACAATATGATAGAACCTTCGCAAGATCTCCACTTGGATACCTTGCTATCAGTGTAGCAAAAGGAGATGGATCTACATATGGAGGATTCGAAGATTTTTCTACAACAAAAGATTTGACATTCAACAGTATTACGAATATTACATTCAATAAATCTTTTGGAGATCATACAATTAGTGCTGGTGCATACATGGACTATATTAAAGCTCATGTGACTACAAATTCTCAAAGACAAAATGGTCTGAACCCATTACAGTGGGAGTTTGGTGCAGGAACTGGTTATATTCCATTTAACCCGGATACACCCAATATCTACAGACCTTCTAACAGTGCTACAAAAGTAACTGCCGGTACACTAGCGTACTTTGGAACTGTAGATTATGATTACAAAGATAAGTATGGTGTAAGTGGAGTTGTTAGAAGAGATGGTTCTTACCGTTTTCTTCCTACCAACAGATGGGAGACTTTCTGGTCAGTAGCAGCAAGATGGAATATCGACAAAGAAGAATTCATGGCTAATTCAGGGTTCAGATTGCTTAAGCTAAGAGCTTCAATCGGTACTACAGGTAACCAGAACTTAGGAATTGCCAGTGATAACCAAAACCCATTAGCGCTTCTTCCAAATAACTTCCTTGATCTTTATAACGGATTCTCAGGATACCAGAATTTATTAGGATATAACTTTGTTAATTTATCAAATCCTTACTTAGAGTGGGAGCAGGTAAAACAAAGTAACATCGGATTAGATTTCAACTATAAAGGATTAGTTGAAGGTAGTGTTGATTACTATCAGAAAAGAACATCAAGAATGTTCAATGACCTTCAAAAATCATCAGTTACGGGGTACTATTCAATCAGAGGGAACGATGGGGTTCTTGATAATAAAGGTATTGAAGGGATGATCAAGTACAACGTGATCAGAAACGAAAATACAAGATTCTCCGTGTTCGTTAACGGTGCATACAACTCTAACAAGATTGTTTCTATGAACAGCGAAAATCTTGCTGGAGATGTAGTAAATGCTATCGGAGGTCCTGCTGGTCAGTATCAGCTATATTCATATGTTGGTGTAAACCGTGATAACGGAAACTTACAGTTCCTTGACAAAAATGGAAACATCACTGAAGCTCCGACATCTGCAGACAGAGTATTGACTGGAAAATCAAGATATGCTAAGTTTACAGGAGGTTTTGGATTCAACTTACAACATAAAGGCTGGTTCCTTGATACATTATTCTCTTTCCAACAAGGAGGATGGATCTATGATAACTTACAGTCATGGATTATGGACCCAAGTGCAGCTGCTACAAGAAACCTTTCAGCAGACTTGTTAAACGCTTGGACTCCTGATAACAGAGATACTGATGTACCTGGATTGAAAGCGAGTAACCTTAGCTTAGGTTCTTCAGACAGATTCTTACACAAATCAGATTTTATCAGACTTAAGAACATTTCTGTAGGATATAACTTTAGCAAAAGTCAGTTAGGTAAACTGCCGGTAAAAGGAATCAAAGTATTTGTTCAGGCGGAAAACCTTTATACTTGGACAGATTGGAAAGGATTTGATCCGGAGCCAATTACTTCGTATTCACTAAATGTTTACCCTAACCCAAAAACCGTATCTGTAGGTTTAAATGTTGATTTTTAA